Below is a window of Numida meleagris isolate 19003 breed g44 Domestic line unplaced genomic scaffold, NumMel1.0 unplaced_Scaffold308, whole genome shotgun sequence DNA.
aaaatgcctCTGGATCTGACTCAACCCCGGTGACAGACCTGCGGCTGAACCAACCTCTGCAATAGGCCCTGAGGCTGAACCAGAGAACCAATCAGTGCCGGTGTCAGTTGCCGCTATaagtaacaggaaaaaacagcaatgaaagtCAGGTCGTTTAGTAAGGAAAGAAACTCTTACTAAGAGGGAATGTGAAGATGAAGCAGATGAAGCAGAGCTATCACAAGAATAGGAGGAGGGCAGAGACAGTACTCATAAAAGAGATAGTAACCATCTGACCACTAATGTTATGTGTGCTGTGGGATACGCTAAGAGATTTCAGCCATAGTTCTGATGAGCACATTGCCATCTGGCTGAGACAGTGCAGGGATAATGGAGACAGTAGTCTGGATTTAGTGGGCAGTGAAACCAAATAgccaggttttttttctaagacaGCTGGCAATTGGAAAAGGGACACAGGCCTTCACTCTGTGATGCAACTCTCATCAGCCGTGAAGGAAAGATATCCTTCAAGGAAGAGCAGATATTTAACCCAGGAAAATGTATCACTGTGGAGAAAGGTGTCCAGTGCCTAAGGGAACTAGCTATGGTAGAGACAATATATGATATTAACTTGGACAATAATATGTTATTCCAAGATCCAAATAACATCAAGTGCACACAATCTTTGTACCATAGATTTGTAGAGAGAGCACCacaattggaagagaagaaggttatcagaagtagtcaacatggattcagaaaggagaaatcatGTTCAACCAGCGTGGTAGctttctatgatgtcatcactggctggaTAGAGGAGGGGAGAGCAATGGATGTGTGTACCCTGACatcagcaaggcatttgacactgtctcccacaacatccttgttattAAACTTAGAAAGTGGTGcgatagatgagtggatggtgagaTGGATTGCAAACTGGCTGACTGGTAGAGTTCAGAGGGTTGTCGTTAGCAGCATAGAGTCTGGTTGGAGATCTGTAACTAGCAGTGCTCCCCAAGGGTCGGTGCTGTGcccagtcttgttcaacatcaaCGTCAAcgacctggatgaagggatagagtccactcTCAGCGAGTTTgatgatgatacaaagctgggaggagtcgctgacacaccagaaggctgtgctgccatgcaGCAAGACCcggacagactggagagctgatCAGGGAAGAACCcgatgaggtttaacaagagcaagtcTTGCACTTGAGGAGGAAAAACTgtacatcagtacaggttaggggatgacctgaTGGAGAGTAGCTCTGTGGATAATGACCTGGGGGTCCAGGTGGACAACAGATTGGccatgagtcaacagtgtgcccttgttgtcaagaaggccaatggtatcctggggtgcattaaaaagagtgtggctAGCAGGTTGAGGGGGGTgatcctcttcctctgctttgcaaTGGTGAGGTCATATTTAGAATATTGTGTTCAGTTCCgggctctccagttcaaaaaagacagggatctcctagaaggtgtccagtggagggccacaaagatgatgaagatcctggagcatctcctgtatgaggaaaggctgagtaacctgggtctgttcagcctggggaaaagaagactgaggggggatctgattaatatttataaatatctcaaGAGAGGTGGGgggcaaatggatgaggccaggctctactcagtggtgtgtagtgataggacaaggagctACGtcctaaaacttgaacataggaagtcccatacaaacatgtggaagaacttctttatgatAAGAGTGACGgtgtactggaacaggttgcccagagaggttgtgaacCTCATTCTGTGGAGATATGCTAGACCTGTttggacgcctacctgtgcaatcTATTGTaagtacctgctttagcagggagatTGGACTCGATTGTcccttgagatcccttccaacccctgcaattctgtgattctgtgatcatcaTATGCCAGCATTCTGACAGCAATGATCTTGAAAGATAACAAAAGACCAACAGTTACTGAAGTGGCTAGCCCTCTTTGAcaatatgaagaaaatctctcttccttcctacaAGCCTGTGTCTCAGCTGTGGACAAACTGGTTAAATGGcctaaagaaaaagagaataagtTTTCTCCTCCACCTGTAGAAACCACTTGAGAGACAGGAGTAAGTGGGTACATACTATGTGCCATCTTGTGGTTTTACCTGCATAACCATGGAGAGGATATGAGGAGGTGGGATGGAAAACCCACCTCAAACCTACAGGCACATGTATGTGAATTGCAAGGGAAAAACCATCGCAAGAGAGTGTTCTTCCAGGAAAATGACTGCTCTAGTTTCCAGTGGGCTGATCCAGACTGTCCTGGCACAAGGGGAGTTCCTGAACCTGCATTAAGTTGATGACATCATCATCAACTTAgtttttgagaaaggaaaaaaaataattcaaatccttccaaaagctgttttttccatAAAGCAAAGTAAGATCAAGGGACCTGCTCAGGAGATTCAgttcttagaaataaaatgacaagATGGACATCGTCAGATCCCCATGGATGTGATCAGTAAATAAACTGTTATGTCCCCACCAACtagcaaaaaggaaacacaagctTTCTTAGGTCTTGTGGGTTTTTGGAGAATGCATATTCTGCATTACAATCTGATTGTAAACCCTCTCCATCAAGTGATCCAGAAGAACAATTTCACATAGGGCCCTGAGCAACAACAGCCTTTGAACAAATTAAATGGGAGATAGTTCATGCAGGAGCCCTTGGGCGAGTCTGGGCTGGAAAAGATATAAAAAACATGCTCTATACCACAGCAAGGCAGACTGGCCCAACGTGGAGCTTCTGGCAGAAATTCTCAAGGGAGACAAGTCGTGGAAGGTACTGAAGGAGAAGGtgaatcaagccaatttgcagaagGCCATCCAGCTGGCTTTAGGCACTGCTGAATGAGAGACGTAGCAGTGCTCTATGTCTACACTGATGCCTGGATGGGCAGATGCCCACTGGGTGTGGTTACAGCTATGGAAGCAGAACAACTGGCAGCACAGAATCAAACCCATCTGGGCCACTGCACTGTGGAAAGATATTGCTACCCAGGTAGAGAGCATGGTTGTAAAGGTACGTCACCTAGATGCTCATGTACCCAAGAGTCATGGCACTGAAGAACATCACAATAACTAGCAGGTTCAGGCTGCTAGGGTTGAAATGGCTCAGGTAGATCTCAACTGGCAACATAAGGGTAAATTATTTCTAGCTCAGTATGCCCATGATACCTcaggccatcaaggaagagatgcaatgTGTAGATGAGCTGGGGATCGAGTGTTGGACTTGGCTATAGATGCTACTGCAGAAGTTATCCTTTAATGTGAAACATGTGCTGTAATTAAGTAAGCCAAACGGATAAAGCCTCTCTGGTATGAAGAGCGATGGCTGTGATTTCTCTGCCTTTGAACTGTCATTTCTAATCTTGCTGCAATCACTAATTCACAACTAGTGAATTGATGTAGAACTGGTAAGCAGCTGGGAGCTAGGAGATAGGAAGCTGTACCATGGTGTGGACACACAAAGGCTATAAGCCAAAGCTGGGCCCAAAAGCAAATGATAATAGACACACTAACCAGTTAAAAAGGACAGAGATGAAAACTAATGCTCATGATGAGTCTGTGAAGTAATCTTTTTATTTGCCATGTATGGAGGGGGTTAAAAGTATAAATTATGGAAGAAAGTGACAGAGAGTTCACATTTTGTGAATTCCTCAGGCCACTTTGTTGTCATATGACATCCTCACTCTTCTTCTTCTATCTTCTTGCCATGAAACTCCCGGCTTTTTACACGGAGCTTGTTGACCTGTGACTCTGCAATGTCAGCCCGCTCCTCGGCTTCCTCCAGCTCATGCTGGATCTTGCGGAATTTGGAGAGGTTGACATTGGACAGCTCCTCCTGTACAAGGACAAGGAGTCGGTGGTGAGGAACCGCAGCAGGGGTTTCAGTCCTCGTGTGCCCAGGCCTTGAGGGGCTGTGGTAGCTCCCCAGAGGAAAGCACAGACCTCCTATCTCCTGCCTACCACTGCTTAAACGTAAGACACACAAAGACTTGCTCCTCCTCCCTTATTTGAGAACTCACATTAACAAACAGCACCAGAAATTTGTCACTCTTGGGGAGCTATTTTGTCACATGATCTTATCATTTCTTGTACTTAATCACCGCCTCCCTAGTGCCTGATATACATTTCATTTGTTAGAGTCAGAAACACATGGAAACCCTGTGATGTTGACCACTGTCAGAGATTCATGAGCTTCTTAGTTAATGGATGTTGGCAACATTAGTTTGATTTCCTGGATAAAACAGGCTGCAGAACATCCCTCAGTCAATCCCTAACTGCAGTATGCCCCGAAGAAGGCAAGGCCTCCTGACATGATAATGAACAATGTGGCCAAGACAGTTGTGTCTTGGGAGATTCTTTAAGGCccttttctggttttcattcttATCTTTACGATCATGCTGCCTTGAAGGAAAATTACTCTCACCCATTCTCCAAGTTATACTTACAGCCTCCTCAGCTTGTCTCTTGTAGGATTTCACTTTCATCTGCAGTTTGTCTACCAGATCCTGGAGTCTGAGAATATTCTTCCTGTCTTCCTCACACTAAAGCAGTTGATaagcaggaaagagagagaattgTTTCCTAGCAGCTAAGGATAACAATATCCCATGGGGGTGGTATGCAACCATTTTAACGTGCTGGGTGTAAGGGGTGTCAACTCAAGGAGGCTTCATGCCTTACCTGGTAGGTCAGCTCCTTCACCCTCCTCTCGTACTTGCGCACACCTTTCACGGCTTCAGCGCTGCGCTTCTGCTCAGAATCAACCTCCCCTTCCAGCTCCCGCACCTGCAATGAGAAACCCATCGCTGGAGCTTCCCTGCTATCTCTGACTTGGGTTTGCTCACACTTGCACAAATACCAGTCCTACGCACCCTGGCTTCCAGCTTCTGGAGTTGCTTCTTGCCTCCCTTCAgggccagctgctctgcttcatcCAGACGGTGCTGCAGGTCCTTCACTGTCTGGTCCATGTTCTTCTTCATCCTCTCCAGGTGGGCGCTGGTGTCCTGCTCcttcttcagctcttctgcCATCATGGCTGCCTGGAGAGGCAAAGCGGCAAAGCCAGGTTGGAGTCAGAGAGCTCTGGGGGGGAATGCCTCAGCACTCAGCAGTGAAGGAGCCCCAACTCACATCGGTGATGGCCTTCTTGGCCTTCTCTTCAGCATTGCGGGCTTCCTGGATGGTGTCTTCCATTTCACTCTGAATTTGCACAATGTCTGTTTCCAACTTCTTCTTGGTGTTAATCAAGCTGGTGTTCTGCATAACAGGAATATTAGGATTTTTACTGTTAGACCTGGTATCTCTGCATCAAGAACTGAGAGTGTTTGTTAAAGTTATTAATGCAAGAGTCCTCTTTAGAGCCATAGTGGCAAACAAGACAGGGATGGCTGGCTGGATTAGACATAACACAGTGCTGCTCTTCTAGTGTTTACATAGTGAAATGCAGCGCAATAAGCAAAATACATAGCAATGTCATTCTGCAATGTCATCTCATGCTGATGGGATTAGTTCCCTGGAAATAATCTGACCTGAGTGTGGAGGAGCTGCACACGTTCAGTTGCATCCAGAAGCTCCTGCTCAGCCACTTTCCTGGAGCGCTCTGTCTGCTCCAGGGCTGCCCGTAGCTCCTCAACTTCAGCCTGCAACAGGTTTGCTCTGCGCTCCACCATGGCCACCTGCTCCTTCAGGTCCTCCTGTGTCCTGAGAGCATCGTCCAAGTGTATCTGGGTATCctgtaaaagaggaaaagacGATTACATGGTGGCAGAGCAACAGAGCCCAGTGGATAGTGATATTTCCTGCTCTTTTAATGAATTACATATGTAATGATGACTCTACGTAACAGGAGGGAAGCTAGATGCCTACATGCACATATTTAAGTTCATACCTTGAGTGTTCCTTGAGTGTTTCTCAGGTTCTTTTGTGCCTCTGCAGCCATGCGGTTGGCATGGCTCAGCTGGATCTCCATTTCATTCAGGTCTCCCTCCATCTTCTTCTTCAGCCGCAGGGCTTCGTTCCTGCTCCTGATCTCAGCATCCAGGGTGCTCTGCATGGACTCCACAATCCTGAGGTGATTTCTCTTCAGCTGGTCaatttcctcatctttctctgCTATCTTCCTGTCAATCTCAGACTTGATCTGGTTGAGCTCCAGCTGGAGGCGCAGGATCTTCCCCTCTTCATGTTCGAGGGAGGCCTGAAtaacaaagaaacacagaattttaaaattctttttaaggccttttttctacagttttcttccaaattatctcccagaaaagaaaaggaaaggcacTATTTCGCTCTGGATGATATGCATACTGAGGCTAGACCTTCAGACCCAGTAGGAACAGAGCAATAACAATTGCTCAACGCAAGCTTTTTTTCACACTGTTAAACAGGACTCCACTCACTAAATCAGTGATTATAAGCATGTACCTCAGCTTCCTCCAGAGCAGCCTGGATTTCAGACTTCTCCTGCTCAATCTGCTTCTTGACCTTCTCCAGCTCATGAATCgcctttcctccctctgcaaTCTGCTCCGTGAGGTCAGAAATCTCCTCTGcagagaagagtgaaaaattGCATGGTCAGATAATGAGCATAAAGGGAAAGGCCCTGTGACACCAGCAAAACAGGTCTCCTCTCATCACTGCAGGCACAGACCCAGGTGGAGAGGGGGGCAGACAAGCTTCTGAGAAAGCCCTGCCAGCAGGAGAGGCTGAGCGACTTACGCTGCAAGTTCTTGTTCTCACGCTTCAGCGTTTCCAGGTGGTCCAGGGACTCCTCATAGGCATTCTTCATCTTAAACAGCTCCGTGCTGAGGGAGCGAGACTCCTTCTGGGAGgcctccagctcagcctgcGTTTCCTCGTACTTCTGCTTCCACTCTGCCAAGATCTGAGGAGCAACAGGGCATGAGTATGGATGTGGCAATCATGTTCTGCCCAGGAAACACAGGGCTGAAGCCCAGAATACCTTGTCAAagttcttctgcttcttgtccAGAGCTGCACAGGCAGCATTTGATCGCTCCACATCAACCATCAGGTCCTCCACCTcattctgcagcctctgctttgtcttttccagGGAAGCGCATTTGGCATTCACAGCTTCAACGTGTTCCTCTGCATCCTGCAGGCGCTGTGCCAGCTTCTTCCTGGGAGGAGGCAAACACAGCTGCAGGTTAGAGATTAAGAGGTAGCCAGTGTTTTACATTCACAAGAGGGCACTTGATCACTTCGGGGATTTTGACCCTCCAGCCATTCATAGCAGTTTTTCTGCA
It encodes the following:
- the LOC110391156 gene encoding myosin heavy chain, skeletal muscle, adult-like, which encodes RKDFEISQIQSKIEDEQALGMQLQKKIKELQARIEELEEEIEAERTSRAKAEKHRADLSRELEEISGRLEEAGGATAAQIEMNKKREAEFQKMRRDLEEATLQHEATAAALRKKHADSTAELGEQIDNLQRVKQKLEKEKSELKMEIDDLASNMESVSKAKANLEKMCRTLEDQLSELKTKEEQNQRMINDLNTQRARLQTETGEYSRQAEEKDALISQLSRGKQGFTQQIEELKRHLEEEIKAKNALAHALQSARHDCELLREQYEEEQEAKGELQRALSKANSEVAQWRTKYETDAIQRTEELEEAKKKLAQRLQDAEEHVEAVNAKCASLEKTKQRLQNEVEDLMVDVERSNAACAALDKKQKNFDKILAEWKQKYEETQAELEASQKESRSLSTELFKMKNAYEESLDHLETLKRENKNLQQEISDLTEQIAEGGKAIHELEKVKKQIEQEKSEIQAALEEAEASLEHEEGKILRLQLELNQIKSEIDRKIAEKDEEIDQLKRNHLRIVESMQSTLDAEIRSRNEALRLKKKMEGDLNEMEIQLSHANRMAAEAQKNLRNTQGTLKDTQIHLDDALRTQEDLKEQVAMVERRANLLQAEVEELRAALEQTERSRKVAEQELLDATERVQLLHTQNTSLINTKKKLETDIVQIQSEMEDTIQEARNAEEKAKKAITDAAMMAEELKKEQDTSAHLERMKKNMDQTVKDLQHRLDEAEQLALKGGKKQLQKLEARVRELEGEVDSEQKRSAEAVKGVRKYERRVKELTYQCEEDRKNILRLQDLVDKLQMKVKSYKRQAEEAEELSNVNLSKFRKIQHELEEAEERADIAESQVNKLRVKSREFHGKKIEEEE